GAAAATGGTGTGGAAAATAGAGCGCCTTATATGTTAGCAACAGGTCGATTAATGTTAACGACTGAGCAACATGCTGCCCAAAAGAAGCTGTATCAAACTATCGCGGATCAGTTACGAGGGCTTCGTACAGATGGACCAGCCCTTGTCATCGGTACAGGGGAGTTTATGTATGTGCCAATGCAGATAGCGACTTGTTTAGGAGAGGATGTTTATTTCCAATCAACGACACGTAGCCCAATTTATTGTGCAAATAATCCATCCTATACAATAACAGAAAAAATTGCTTTCGAAAGTCCAGAAAATAATGGTGTTGAAAATTACTTATACAACTTACATAGCCATTCATATTCGGAACTTTTTTTAGTCATAGAACGTATAGCCAATGAAGAGGTAGTGGCAAGGGCAGTACATGCATTGAAATCTGTAAGTAACGCAAATATTTATGTGATTTGTATGCACGAATGGGGGACTGAATAATGCATGAAATGAAGCAACCAGATAAAATGGGAAGCTATTCACCTGAAGATGTTGTCTTTTTACTACGAGATATTAGTAACGTTAACTTAGAAATAGATAATGAACAGCGTGAACGACTTATTCAATCGGGTACCCACTATTCAGAAATGTTGCCAGTAGAGTATCTTCCTTCTGAAGCATATATGAACCTGTTTTATCGAACGTTAGATGATTATGCACAACGTATTGCGGTTGCTGTAGGATTGGTGGCTCAACAAATTGTAGAGCGCCGTGGTTTAGAACATTTAGTGCTTGTTAGTTTAGCGAGAGCAGGAACGCCTATTGGTATTTTAATTAAGCGTTATATAAAAATGCATTATAACGTGAACGTTCCTCACTATACTATTTCGATTCTCCGAGGTCGGGGTATTGATGACTACGCTATCAAATACATATTTACTCAGCACCCACTTGCACAAATTCAATTTATTGATGGTTGGACAGGGAAAGGCGCGATTACGAGAGAATTACAACAAGCGTGTGAAAGCTTTAATGAGCAAAACAATAAACAGTTGGATGCGACATTAGCAGTACTTGCTGATCCAGGACATTGTGCAGCGATCTATGGTACACGTACTGATTTTTTAATACCATCCGCATGTTTAAATTCAACCGTTTCGGGCTTAGTTAGCCGAACAGTATGGAATGCACAGTTCATGGATGTAAATGATTTTCACGGGGCAAAATTTTATAAAGAACTACAAGTGGCTGATGTCTCCAATGTATATATTGACCGTATTAGCGCGTATTTTTTACAAGTAGAGAACGATGTGGAGCAACAGCTTCGTGAACGAATACCATCTACAATTACGTGGCAAGGGTTGGAAACCGTTGTTGCTATTCAACAACATTATGGCATAACAAATAGTAACTTTGTGAAGCCAGGAGTTGGGGAAACAACACGGGTATTACTTCGCAGAGTCCCTTGGAAAATTTTAATTAACCCTAAATATGTGCATGAATTAGCGCACATTTTACTATTAGCTAAGGAAAAAAATGTGGAAATTGAAGAATATCCACAAATGTCCTATGCATGCTGTGGCTTAATAAAAGAAGTGTAGAGGAGAGAAGACATGCTACTATTTACATCTGATTTAGATCGTACGCTTATTTACTCACAGCGCATGATGGATAAGTATCCACCAAATACAGCTCCAATTACAGCTGAACGAAAAGATGGGGAAGCACTTAGTATGATGACTGAAGTAACGATGTCATTATTGCAACAAGTCCACCAACAAACATTATTCGTTCCTGTTACAACACGTGCAATACATCAGTATGAACGAATACATGTAATAAAAGAGCTGCGTCCTACTTTTGCAATTACGAGTAATGGGGGTACAATAATAGAACAAGGACGCCCTAATATGGAATGGTCCAAAATTATACGCAAAAGAATTGAAGATTCCTCAATTCCTCAAGCAGATTTGGTACGCCAATTTAATAGCATAAAATCAGATGATTGGCTTCAACAATCGTTCTATGTTGATGAGCTATTTTATGTTCATTATGTGGATTGTAATATTTTACAGCAGGACGAAGTGCAGGCAATAATTCAAGACTTTGCAGTACATGGTTGGCATGTACTGCTGCAAGGACGAAAATTGTACTTTATGCCAAAGGCGCTTACGAAAGAAGCCGCAATTTCGTATTTGAAGGAGCATTGTACATATAATATGCACTTGGCAGCGGGTGATTCCATAATGGATTATGGAATGCTCGCTTTGGCTGATAGGGGTTATACGCCATACCACGGTGACTTAAAAGACAAACAACCTCAAATACTAAAGAACACAGTATATTCGGCTCATAGCGGTGAAGCATTTACAAAATATTTATTAGAAGATGTATTACAATTGGCTGCCAAGCAACCGATTGTGGAAGTATGATGTAAGGAGGTGATGCTTGTATGCAAACAGTCACAATTGAATCGGTATTAGAAAGAGATTCTTATGATTGGCTACAAGCCTTCCAAGATACAGCTAACGCGCGAACAGTTTACGAGGTAACAGCACAACACGTACGTTTTAGTCGTATTGCTGTACGTATATTAGGTGTCCCGATAGAAGAAGATGATTATTTTAATTCCTTATATACAATGTCACAAAATCCAAATGTCCATATTTTAAGCGAAGAATTAAACAAACATATTGAGCAAAAGGATTTTCAGGCATTGCAAACGATTTTAGAACAACATCAGCAATCCCCTAAAGGCTTGTCGATTAATCGACTGATTGCCATGATGTATGGTCATCAACTAATTCCTAAGCATGATGATCCTTCGATGAATCGTCATTTACAGCTAGTGACGATGCGAGTAGTGGAGCGCTTCAGAGATCAGCAATCACTTGGATTACTAGCGAATGACTTTCGACGCTTTTTAATTGATATGGTGAAGTGGCTCAAAAACCATTGGATTCAGTGGACAAAAGCGATGAAACCGACAGATGATTTTCCGAAGGTCGTTTGGTATGGTGAAACAACAATTAGTCAGCGCTATTTTCTCCTATTATTAATGGAGCTTGGCTGCGATGTGTTAATCTTCCATCCAGCGGCGATTGATGAATTTGCTACTGTGGATCCGACAGATGCATTTTCTGTTACGCACTCCTATGTAAGTCAAACAGCGTTACAGCCATTCCCAGATAAATTACGTGATCGCCAAGCTACAGTTGGCTATAGTTCTAGCCAACATTTTGAACACTTAATGCATGACCAGCATTCTGGTGTTTATCGACCATGGCAATTTAAAGATCATTTGCCGCGTTCATTAACACTACGTATGACATATGATGATATTTTTATTTATGCCAATGAAAAGGCGATGGTTCGCCCGAAATTTGAGGTGCTTAGGGATGAAGTAATCATTCCTGTAATTTTCGCGAAAATTAGTGGTGTATCTAGTAGCCGTGAAGAATATTGGGGGTATATGCATCAACTGCTTGCTAGCCCACAAGCTGTATTTGTGCATGAATTTCCATATGCAAAAACGAGTAGAGCTAATTTTCATTTTCACTATAAACATTGTTTAGTGAATGGTGAACTATCTACGGAGCGGATTATGCAAAGTGATTGGTGGCAATATGATGATTTGACATTGGAGCTACAATCAGCAATTGCTCATACAATTAAAACGTCCTGTGAACAGCCCATGCTGAAACTGCAGCCAAATGAGTCACAGTACGAATTGCAATTATTTATATTCAAACAAATGACGATGATTCCAAAGGATATATTGCGCCTATTACAAAGTTTTGATTATGCTCAGGAAGTTCCCAAAGTGGTGCTCTATCAAGCTCCGCAGCAGCCGTCATTATCACGAGAAGATATTGCTCTTTTAGCATTTTTAAATCGTTTTGGCGTGGATATTATTTTTTACAATCCAACAGGAAAGCTTGATATAGAAAAACATTTGCTAGAGGATACGTTTGATGGGCATCGTCTAGAGCATATGGTGTTTGACTTACAATTTGAAGAGCCAAAGCAACAAAAGGCAAAGCCTGATAAAATGATTAAAAAATTATTTAACCGTTTCTTCTGACGGCTTGGAAAGGAGGAACACGATGTCAAATAGAGCTATTGTCCTTGAACGATTGACAGCTGAAACGGCAGATCAAACAAAACAACAGCTATGTCAAAATCCAGAAGTACAGCATATTGCAAATCATATCAATATTAAAAATAAACTTGAATTAACGGAGCTCGGGAAGGAACCAGCAGTTAAGCTTTCTCGTTTCTCAGACCAAATTTTAAAAACGATAGCCCATTCAAAAGTAAATGAATCCAATGAATTGTTAAAACAGCTTGAAGCGCTAATGTCTAAGTTTGATAAAAAAGAAGTCATTGAGCAACAAGGCTTTTTTGGGAGACTGTTTAAACGAGCTCCAAAAAATAAGGAAGATTTGTATGCTAAATATAATACTCTTGGTAGAGATATTGAAAAAGTCCATTATCAATTTGTGCTAATGGAAGAAGCATTGGCAAATGATAATCGAATGCTTGCTCGCTTGTATAACGAAAATTTGTCGTATTATTTGGAGCTTGAAAAATATATCATAGCAGCAGAAATGAAACTAGACGAGATAAAGACAACGCTAATTCCGATGTATGAAAAACAAAGTGATGCAGGTAATCAAATTGCTAAAATGGAGCTTACAACTTTACAAGCAATTGCCGAAACACTTGCACAAAAAATTGATGAGCTTGAAAAATCGCGTTTGGTAGCAATTTTAGGGGCAACACAAATGGATATGCTACGCAATGGCAATAGTGAGTTAATGGAGCAAATAAACGGAGCGTTTATTACGACAATTCCCGTTTTTAAATTAGGTATTATGAATGCGGTGAATGAAAAGCGGCAACAGCTACATCAGGAATCCGTAGCTGCTTTTGAAAAGCGCATGAAGCAATTTGGTGAAGAAAATAATCGTGCTGTTTTGCAAAGCTTAGAATATGTGCAACAAAGTGAGACGACTATGACGCTCGAAGAAATGTGGGAGACAATCGTTACTGGTATTGCAAGTTATCGTCAAATACGAGCTGAACAAGCAACTAAGCGTCAACAAATAGAACAACAACTAATGGCATTAAATAGTGAAGCCTAAAAAAGCTGACACCATATTAAGGTGTCAGCTTCAAACGTTTGTTTTGTCTTTTGGCCTTCATTTGCAGGTTTACCACGCCTGTTTCTTTGCGAAGCCTTGTCAATTGAGTGGCAAATTAGTTGGAAAGAAACAAATGAATTCTACTGGTCGATAAATCAAGAAACTGTATTACTTTGGTTAATCATCATACATGTTAGCTTATAGTATAATGATTACTTGAAATAATGCGGTGGAAAACAGGGAAAAGAGGGAACCGATGCCTACTATACTAGTTGCTGACGACGATGCGAACATTCGCGAACTCGTCTGTTTATTTCTACGCAACGACGGATTCGAAACAGCTGAAGCAGCGGACGGCAAGGAAGCACTGGCCGTCTACAACTCAACGAATGTCGATCTTGTCATACTTGACATTATGATGCCGATTATGGATGGTTGGACGTTAAGCAAGGAGCTCCGAAGAGCCAATCCTGATCTACCTTTACTTATGCTGACTGCGAGAGGAGAAACATGGGAGAAAGTGAAAGGTTTCGAACTTGGGACGGACGATTATTTAACGAAACCATTCGATCCGTTAGAGTTGACGGTTCGTGTTAGGGCACTACTCAAACGATACAAGATTGGCTCCACGCAGACGATCCATTTCGGGAACGTCATTCTTGATCGACAGACCTATAAGGTGACGAAAGGGACGGAGACGCTTACGTTGCCACTAAAGGAGTTTGAATTGCTGTATAAGCTCGCTGGAACACCAGGACAAGTCTATACGCGCGTGCAGTTGATCGATCAGATTTGGGGTATCAATTACGCTGGAGATGATCGAACGGTAGACGTACATATTAAACGGCTGCGTGAACGGTTCGCGACAACACCTGATTTTCGGATTGAAACGGTGCGCGGGCTTGGGTATCGGCTTGAGGTTTATGAATGATCAGATCCTTATATATACGTGTTATCCTGACATTTTTAGTCTCCATCATCGGGGGCACGATCATTTCTTTTTTTGTGTCAACTTGGATATTCGAAGATAAATTGAACGAAAATGCTCAAACCAACTTACGTAACTTTGGTCAAGACATCGTCCAGATTTACAACACCCTTCCGTTACATGAAGCGGACATGTTCGTAAGTGAAATGAAGCAACTCGATTCTTATTATATTCGAATTTACGAAACAACGGGTCAGTTCAAGTCTTACGGTAAACTTCACGGACACAAACCTGCGCCTGTGACGAGGGAGCAACTAAAGAAAGCATTAGATGGAGGTGTTGTTCAAGAAACTCCTAATGGTATTGCCACGGTCCTCTTAGGGTTGCCGTTGAAAACGGAAATGGGAACGAAAGCGATATTTCTGGAAGCGCTCGCCCCTCCTTCGTCCTCTTATGTCACAAAGTGGGCATTGGTCTTTGCAACATGTTCGTTGATTGCAGGAAGCTTATTGATTCTAGTTGCCTCTGTATACCTGGTAAAACCAATCAAAAAGCTGACAAAAGCGACCAAGCGGATAGCATCTGGAGATTTCAACGTCAAGTTGAATATTAAGCAAACGAGTGAGCTGGGTACTTTGGCTCGCAGCTTCGAAGAAATGATGCACGATCTGCAGCAACTTGAGCAGATGCGCAGGGAATTCGTAACGAACGTGTCGCACGAGGTTCAGTCTCCACTCACTTCGATATCCGGTTATGCTCTAGTGCTTAAGCAAGTTGATCTTTCAGAATACGAACGAAGCCGTTATCTTGATATTATCATCGCTGAAGCGAAAAGGATGTCCAAAATGAGCGATAGCCTGCTAAAGCTGAGTTTGCTTGAATCGCAGTCAAAGCAACTGCAGCTCGTCACGTTCAGCCTCGATGAACAAATCAGACGGATAATCGTGGCGCTCCAGCCACAATGGTCTGCTCGCGATATACATTTCGAGCTTGATTTACAGACAGTTAAAGTAACGGCTGACCATGACCTGTTAAATCAGGTATGGACGAATATCCTTAGAAATAGCATCAAATTTTCCGAGGATGCCAGCGTAATTAACGTAAGCATTAAACAAAATATCAAAAACGTGACAATCCTAATATCCGACACTGGTATTGGTATTCACCTTGACGACCAGAAGCGTATATTCGAGCGTTTTTTTAAGGCCGATCGTTCCCACAGTCGTAAGTATGACGGAAGTGGTATGGGACTCGCTATCGTTAAACAGATTGTGTCGCTTCATCAAGGTGACATCCGAGTGAAAAGTGAACTTGGTCAAGGAACGACCTTCATTGTCACCTTGCCAATCACTACACCAATAGATTAGTTAGATTCATTCTCTATGCTACGACTCGTATGCAAGCTTATTTGCATATAGAGCCGTAGCATTTTTTTGATAGTTCATATTCAGTTCATATTGTCGTCATGGGGAGTACATCTTCATTTGTTAAGGTTTCATTACAGGCACATGAAGGAAGACAATCAACCAGATCAGGACAGGAGAAGATGACAGTGATACAACAAGAGGAAAAGAAAACGCCGAGTGGAACGAAAATAAAGAAAGTGCGAAACATCTTACTTAAAATCATAGGAGCAATCGTTCTAGCCATTGTACTCTTTTTAGGTATTGTTTATACCGTAAATGTGATGAGTAGTCATTCGGAGCAAAAACGAATCGTGCCTTACGGGCAGCATGTATCTGTAGACGGGAAAAACATGAATGTGTTAATTCAAGGCGAGGGCAAGGAAACAATCGTGCTCCTGCCTGGTTATGGAACAGCTACTCCAGGGCTTGATTTTAAGCTTCTTATCGATGAATTATCTCCATTTTACAAAGTTGTTGCGATAGAGCCTTTCGGTTATGGATTAAGTGATGAAACTGAAAAAGAGCGGACCACGGAGAACATTGTAAGTGAAGTTCATGAAGCTCTACAGCAGCTTCATATTAACAGATACATGCTCATGGGCCACTCCATTACAGGCATTTATGGAATTGATTATGTGAACAAATATCCAAACGAGGTGACTGCATTTGTCGGAATCGATAGCAGTGTTGCAACACAACCGGGTATGGATATGAATTTCCCATTAAAAACGTTTGCATATCTCAAAAAATCAGGTCTCTTAAGATTGGCTATGAAAATCAGTGCTGACCCCTATGCTGGACTGGCATTTGATGAAAAAACCGTAGAGCAAATGAAAATGATTTCAAATAAAAACATGTATAATGACACAACCTTGAATGAGATGGACCATTTTTCGTCTAATTTTAAAGGGGCTCAAGGTTTAACCTTCCCTAAATATCTTCCACTTCTTCTCTTTGTACAAGCGAATAATGAAGATGTAGCAGGATGGTTACCTCTGCATGAAGAGCAGATTAAAGACTCGGTACATGGAAAACTAGTAACCATGGATGGATCACATTATTTACACCATACCAAATTTAAAGAAATCGCTGAAAACGTAAGACTATTTATGAAAGAAGTAAAGTAAGTGTTCAAAGAAAGGTTCATCCGTTAATTTATGAATTTGTCTACAGTATGCAAGACCATCATTTCGATGGTCTTTTTTACATCTAAACAGGGATTGGTATCGACATACACAGTAGCCCAGTTTAAGTCTCATTCAAAAGGTTGTAACGAATCCACACAGAAAAATGAGTTGAATAAAGCATTTAATCAGGATGAGGGGAGGGGGATGACGGTCTGTACGAAAATGAATCGACTTTTAGAATAAGCCAAACAAAATAAAAAGAAGCCGTTTTCCCTTAGCGTAGGAGAAAACGGCTTTCGAAGCGAAGCGGAGAAGGAGGCTTAAGTAACACCCGCGGAAAGCGAGCAATCCGTACCGTCAACATGTACATAGAAGTTTATAAGGCAAGCCCCAAGCACGAAAAGTAGTGGTAGGGATTGCCCAAATAGCTTTGTTAATTGGCCTATTAAATAAACTCTTCCTCAATTTCCAAGTTGATTTCTTCACCGTGATAGTTTTGATAGGACACAATTAATGTATCTAAGTGCTCTAAATTTTCTTCGTAATCTAAAATACGCGATAAAATATACAGAAGGTGATAGCTTGAAAATTCTGTATCGCCTTCTTCGTGCGCAAAGGTCACTTGATGGATAAAAATCTCCATTAACTGATTGCGTTGGATGTAGTCGATATGGTTGCTCCATTCGGAATGCTCAGGCTTTAATTTCCCCGTATATTTCAGTAACAGCTGCTCATGGTAGGTAAGCAGAAAGTCTAGACGCTCTTGAATCATTAAATGGAACTGTGTCGGTAAATGTGCTAATTCGTTTTCATGATTATGCAGACGTTGTAACAATTCTAGACTCTTTTTTGAAGTAGTAATCATTTGACGGTACACAACTAATTTCCGTGCTTTGACGTATTTTTTATTTTTAAAGTAATTTCGTTCTTCCTTGAAAAACTCATAAAGTGTGTCGACTCTAAGCATACGTTCTCTAAATTTGTTTAAAGCCGTTTTAGTAGAAGTATGCTCAGAAGCTTGACGAACAGCTAGTCTCGTCCAGCGAATAATATCATCCTGTAAAAAGTAAATTTTACGGAAAAGCTTTACTTCGTATTTTGGTGGTAAAAACACAAGATTTACAACAAATGCTGCTAAAACCCCAACTAAAATTGTAAGAAAGCGAATTAAACCAAACGTAAGAAAGTCATCACCCTGTATTTCCATAATGGCTACAACGGAAACAAGTGCAAGAGACAGTGACTTTTCAAGCTTGAATTTTAACATCAATCCTATTGCGATAATTACTGCAATACCAACAGCCACGACGTGGTGACCGAAAAGTAGGCCGAAGATTACGGCAATGGAGGCTCCTATTATATTTGCTTGTACTTGTTCAACTATCGTTTGATATGAGCGATATATGGACGGCTGAATCGCAAAGATTGCTGCAATTCCAGCAAAAACTGGGGATGGTAATTGCAGGAGCTCAGCAACAAATAGAGCAAAGACAATAGCTACGCCAGTTTTAAATACACGGGCACCTAATTTCATAATAAAATCGATGTCCTTTCTGTCTAATATTTTTAACTTGCTTCAGCAGAAGTGCTCCACTGCTATAAGTGGGGGTGAATCAAGTTAAAGGCCTCAGCGGATGTCTCAGATTTTAAGAGGAGCTCAAGCAGGCTCAAAAAAATCTGGATACAATTACGCCGAGTCGTAATTAATGCTTCTTTACATTATAGAAGGAAGTTCTTAGAAAATACATAGATTTATATATCGTAATATAAAAAAGGCGACTCTCATATGAAAGTCGCCTTTTTTCGCCCTATTATAGTTGAGAAAATGCATAATCGACAGCTTCGATTGTTTCACGAATATCTGCCTCTGTATGCTCAGTTGTTAAAAACCATGCTTCATATTTAGATGGAGCGAGGTTAATGCCTCGTTGAAGCATTAGTTTAAAGAAGCGCCCGAAAATTTCTCCGTCAGTGTTCTCTGCCTGCTCATAATTTTCTACCTTCACATCTGTAAAGTAAATTGTAAGCGCACCTTTTAGACGATTTAAAGTAATTGTTACACCATGTTTTGTTGCAGCCGCTAAAATACCGTCTTCTAAAATCGCACCAAGTCGATCCATTTCATCGTAAATACCTGGAGTAGCTAATACTTCTAAGCAAGCTATACCGGCTTGCATTGATGCAGGGTTTCCTGCCATTGTACCTGCTTGGTATGCTGGTCCAAGTGGCGCAACTGTATCCATAATTTCTTTGCGACCACCGTAAGCACCGATTGGTAAACCACCACCAATGACTTTTCCTAGCGCAGTAAGGTCAGGTGTTAAACCAAGTAATGTTTGTGCGCCACCGTAATGGAAGCGGAATGCCGTAATCACTTCATCGTAAATTGTAAGTGCACCTTTTTCTTTCGCTGTAGCATGCACTAATTCTAAAAATCCAGGGTTTGGTTCAACAATTCCGAAGTTGCCTACAATTGGCTCAATTAAAATAGCAGCAATTTGATCGCCCCATGTATTCATCGCTTCAGTAAATGCTTCTGGATTGTTAAATGGTACCGTAATTACTTCTTCTGCCGTAGCAGTCGTTACACCCGCTGAGTCTGGTGTGCCTAATGTAGCTGGTCCAGAGCCTGCAGCTACTAATACTAAGTCAAAGTGACCGTGGTAGCAGCCAGCAAACTTCATAATTTTTGTACGGCCAGTATAGGCACGAGCAACACGGATCGTTGTCATTACTGCTTCTGTACCAGAGTTGTTAAAGCGTACTTTATCCATTGAAGGAATGGCTTCTTTAAGCATTTTTGCAAAAGTTACTTCGTATTCAGTTGGAGTTCCAAATAAAGTCCCGTTTTCAGCGGCATTTGAAATTGCCTTAGCGATATGTGGATGGCCATGACCTGTAACAAGTGGGCCATATGCCGCTAAATAATCGATGTAACGGTTGCCGTCAACATCCCAAAAATAAGCTCCTTTTCCTCGAGCCATTGCAACGGGAGAT
The genomic region above belongs to Lysinibacillus sp. FSL W8-0992 and contains:
- a CDS encoding YceG family protein produces the protein MQTVTIESVLERDSYDWLQAFQDTANARTVYEVTAQHVRFSRIAVRILGVPIEEDDYFNSLYTMSQNPNVHILSEELNKHIEQKDFQALQTILEQHQQSPKGLSINRLIAMMYGHQLIPKHDDPSMNRHLQLVTMRVVERFRDQQSLGLLANDFRRFLIDMVKWLKNHWIQWTKAMKPTDDFPKVVWYGETTISQRYFLLLLMELGCDVLIFHPAAIDEFATVDPTDAFSVTHSYVSQTALQPFPDKLRDRQATVGYSSSQHFEHLMHDQHSGVYRPWQFKDHLPRSLTLRMTYDDIFIYANEKAMVRPKFEVLRDEVIIPVIFAKISGVSSSREEYWGYMHQLLASPQAVFVHEFPYAKTSRANFHFHYKHCLVNGELSTERIMQSDWWQYDDLTLELQSAIAHTIKTSCEQPMLKLQPNESQYELQLFIFKQMTMIPKDILRLLQSFDYAQEVPKVVLYQAPQQPSLSREDIALLAFLNRFGVDIIFYNPTGKLDIEKHLLEDTFDGHRLEHMVFDLQFEEPKQQKAKPDKMIKKLFNRFF
- a CDS encoding HAD family hydrolase; the encoded protein is MLLFTSDLDRTLIYSQRMMDKYPPNTAPITAERKDGEALSMMTEVTMSLLQQVHQQTLFVPVTTRAIHQYERIHVIKELRPTFAITSNGGTIIEQGRPNMEWSKIIRKRIEDSSIPQADLVRQFNSIKSDDWLQQSFYVDELFYVHYVDCNILQQDEVQAIIQDFAVHGWHVLLQGRKLYFMPKALTKEAAISYLKEHCTYNMHLAAGDSIMDYGMLALADRGYTPYHGDLKDKQPQILKNTVYSAHSGEAFTKYLLEDVLQLAAKQPIVEV
- a CDS encoding FUSC family protein; translation: MKLGARVFKTGVAIVFALFVAELLQLPSPVFAGIAAIFAIQPSIYRSYQTIVEQVQANIIGASIAVIFGLLFGHHVVAVGIAVIIAIGLMLKFKLEKSLSLALVSVVAIMEIQGDDFLTFGLIRFLTILVGVLAAFVVNLVFLPPKYEVKLFRKIYFLQDDIIRWTRLAVRQASEHTSTKTALNKFRERMLRVDTLYEFFKEERNYFKNKKYVKARKLVVYRQMITTSKKSLELLQRLHNHENELAHLPTQFHLMIQERLDFLLTYHEQLLLKYTGKLKPEHSEWSNHIDYIQRNQLMEIFIHQVTFAHEEGDTEFSSYHLLYILSRILDYEENLEHLDTLIVSYQNYHGEEINLEIEEEFI
- a CDS encoding glutamate-1-semialdehyde 2,1-aminomutase, translating into MNHSKSEAVHAEALLHIVGGVNSPSRSYKAVGGGSPVAMARGKGAYFWDVDGNRYIDYLAAYGPLVTGHGHPHIAKAISNAAENGTLFGTPTEYEVTFAKMLKEAIPSMDKVRFNNSGTEAVMTTIRVARAYTGRTKIMKFAGCYHGHFDLVLVAAGSGPATLGTPDSAGVTTATAEEVITVPFNNPEAFTEAMNTWGDQIAAILIEPIVGNFGIVEPNPGFLELVHATAKEKGALTIYDEVITAFRFHYGGAQTLLGLTPDLTALGKVIGGGLPIGAYGGRKEIMDTVAPLGPAYQAGTMAGNPASMQAGIACLEVLATPGIYDEMDRLGAILEDGILAAATKHGVTITLNRLKGALTIYFTDVKVENYEQAENTDGEIFGRFFKLMLQRGINLAPSKYEAWFLTTEHTEADIRETIEAVDYAFSQL
- a CDS encoding response regulator transcription factor; the protein is MPTILVADDDANIRELVCLFLRNDGFETAEAADGKEALAVYNSTNVDLVILDIMMPIMDGWTLSKELRRANPDLPLLMLTARGETWEKVKGFELGTDDYLTKPFDPLELTVRVRALLKRYKIGSTQTIHFGNVILDRQTYKVTKGTETLTLPLKEFELLYKLAGTPGQVYTRVQLIDQIWGINYAGDDRTVDVHIKRLRERFATTPDFRIETVRGLGYRLEVYE
- a CDS encoding sensor histidine kinase produces the protein MIRSLYIRVILTFLVSIIGGTIISFFVSTWIFEDKLNENAQTNLRNFGQDIVQIYNTLPLHEADMFVSEMKQLDSYYIRIYETTGQFKSYGKLHGHKPAPVTREQLKKALDGGVVQETPNGIATVLLGLPLKTEMGTKAIFLEALAPPSSSYVTKWALVFATCSLIAGSLLILVASVYLVKPIKKLTKATKRIASGDFNVKLNIKQTSELGTLARSFEEMMHDLQQLEQMRREFVTNVSHEVQSPLTSISGYALVLKQVDLSEYERSRYLDIIIAEAKRMSKMSDSLLKLSLLESQSKQLQLVTFSLDEQIRRIIVALQPQWSARDIHFELDLQTVKVTADHDLLNQVWTNILRNSIKFSEDASVINVSIKQNIKNVTILISDTGIGIHLDDQKRIFERFFKADRSHSRKYDGSGMGLAIVKQIVSLHQGDIRVKSELGQGTTFIVTLPITTPID
- a CDS encoding alpha/beta hydrolase translates to MIQQEEKKTPSGTKIKKVRNILLKIIGAIVLAIVLFLGIVYTVNVMSSHSEQKRIVPYGQHVSVDGKNMNVLIQGEGKETIVLLPGYGTATPGLDFKLLIDELSPFYKVVAIEPFGYGLSDETEKERTTENIVSEVHEALQQLHINRYMLMGHSITGIYGIDYVNKYPNEVTAFVGIDSSVATQPGMDMNFPLKTFAYLKKSGLLRLAMKISADPYAGLAFDEKTVEQMKMISNKNMYNDTTLNEMDHFSSNFKGAQGLTFPKYLPLLLFVQANNEDVAGWLPLHEEQIKDSVHGKLVTMDGSHYLHHTKFKEIAENVRLFMKEVK
- a CDS encoding cysteine protease StiP family protein, producing the protein MHEMKQPDKMGSYSPEDVVFLLRDISNVNLEIDNEQRERLIQSGTHYSEMLPVEYLPSEAYMNLFYRTLDDYAQRIAVAVGLVAQQIVERRGLEHLVLVSLARAGTPIGILIKRYIKMHYNVNVPHYTISILRGRGIDDYAIKYIFTQHPLAQIQFIDGWTGKGAITRELQQACESFNEQNNKQLDATLAVLADPGHCAAIYGTRTDFLIPSACLNSTVSGLVSRTVWNAQFMDVNDFHGAKFYKELQVADVSNVYIDRISAYFLQVENDVEQQLRERIPSTITWQGLETVVAIQQHYGITNSNFVKPGVGETTRVLLRRVPWKILINPKYVHELAHILLLAKEKNVEIEEYPQMSYACCGLIKEV
- a CDS encoding toxic anion resistance protein, which encodes MSNRAIVLERLTAETADQTKQQLCQNPEVQHIANHINIKNKLELTELGKEPAVKLSRFSDQILKTIAHSKVNESNELLKQLEALMSKFDKKEVIEQQGFFGRLFKRAPKNKEDLYAKYNTLGRDIEKVHYQFVLMEEALANDNRMLARLYNENLSYYLELEKYIIAAEMKLDEIKTTLIPMYEKQSDAGNQIAKMELTTLQAIAETLAQKIDELEKSRLVAILGATQMDMLRNGNSELMEQINGAFITTIPVFKLGIMNAVNEKRQQLHQESVAAFEKRMKQFGEENNRAVLQSLEYVQQSETTMTLEEMWETIVTGIASYRQIRAEQATKRQQIEQQLMALNSEA